One stretch of Candidatus Neomarinimicrobiota bacterium DNA includes these proteins:
- a CDS encoding zinc ribbon domain-containing protein, with translation MLTFLVMGILIVLVLAALIQPIISGKEQAAQGRRENNRAVDELLSKKRALIREIKDIELDYEMGKIDKSDFEDLTKSYRQQAMLVIKEIDSKNGGQNKRKKKLINPEFVVPEIEISGFCIECGTPLYNGAAFCGVCGHKI, from the coding sequence ATGTTGACTTTTCTTGTCATGGGGATTTTAATAGTTCTGGTTTTAGCGGCATTGATTCAACCGATAATCAGCGGTAAAGAACAGGCAGCGCAGGGAAGGCGAGAAAACAATCGGGCGGTCGACGAACTCCTGAGTAAAAAACGCGCTCTTATCCGAGAGATAAAAGATATAGAACTTGATTACGAGATGGGCAAAATCGATAAGAGCGATTTTGAAGACCTGACAAAAAGCTACAGACAGCAGGCGATGCTCGTCATTAAGGAGATAGATTCCAAAAATGGGGGGCAAAACAAAAGAAAAAAGAAATTAATAAATCCTGAGTTCGTTGTTCCCGAAATTGAGATATCCGGTTTCTGCATCGAGTGCGGCACTCCTCTCTATAACGGAG